The Candidatus Mycosynbacter amalyticus genome contains the following window.
TTTTTGGCGAGTTCGATGTAACATACAGTCGCTCCTGAGTAAGTAGTATCTATAGTAGTACCGGCAGGGCAGCTTTCCCCTTCGTAAGCCTGATAAATCCGAATGCGAGTAGACGTGGTGTAATCTGCCCAAGGACCAACATAGTTGCCGCGTGCGAGTGAGTGTTTGTAGTCGGGAAGAGTACCTACTTTTGTGAGCTCCGTCATGACCGTATTTGGCGCGGCATCATTGGTGCTGGTGGCTATAGAGCCGCCTGCGCAGGTGTTGGATGG
Protein-coding sequences here:
- a CDS encoding prepilin-type N-terminal cleavage/methylation domain-containing protein is translated as MHKSGGFTIVEIIIVCIVLGILVTIGTVSWAGSLVSGRDRTRNIEQQDWVKRYDTYRNRYNVYPNASSTGVALNARYCLGTAFPSNTCAGGSIATSTNDAAPNTVMTELTKVGTLPDYKHSLARGNYVGPWADYTTSTRIRIYQAYEGESCPAGTTIDTTYSGATVCYIELAKN